The following are encoded in a window of Puntigrus tetrazona isolate hp1 unplaced genomic scaffold, ASM1883169v1 S000000373, whole genome shotgun sequence genomic DNA:
- the rasa1b gene encoding ras GTPase-activating protein 1, whose product MMATHGGNEEPDPFSVASRMAGTGGDGTTHLPACRGQGIQISDLGSALSIHTTVLPKQPPGVTYSVFGKDPRSGTTGGISSVILGAFSGVGRGMSDPPHEGAVSRIPSSSQSPEVCLVTPSFLPLGIVEEGDALDVQEIGEDEEVVLTLTAPPTNQWYHGKLDRMIAEERLLQARMAGSYLIRESDRRPGSFVLSFFSMTNTVSHFRIIAMCGDYYIGGRRFSSLSDLIGYYSYVSCLLKGEKLISPVAPPEPVEDRRRVRAILPYTKVPETDEISFFKGDTFIVHNELEDSWLWVTNVRTDEQGLIVQDLVKEVGREEDPHEGKAWFHGKINKQEAYNLLMTVGQVGSFLVRPSDSTPGDYSLYFRTTETIQRFKISPTPSNQFMMGGRYYNSIDDIIEHYRKEQIVESHNLKDALSVQHQEQVLTDTIEGKEIYNTIRRKTKDAFYKNIVKKGYVLFNKGKGKRWKNLYFILEGNDSQLIYFESEKRATKPKGLIDLSVCSVYEVHDSMFGRPNCFQIVVQHFSEEQCIFYFAGETPEQAQDWMKCLQTFCSNLKKPSQPCSTKRLRQVSSLFLNVEEAHHLPSKHFANAYCNIYLNSIQVAKTHPREGQNPVWTEEFIFDDLSSEINRFEISLSNKTKKSKENDILFMCCPLCRLQRGQMIDEWFPLSSHVPLKNVAPSSLRLRVRYSVEKIMPVEVYNELKELVLLKELHVISALAHVCGQDRTLLASVLLRIFRHENLEAQLLRELNDREISAEDEATTLFRATTLASTLMEQYMKATATPFVHHALKDTILKIMESRQSCELNPSKLEKNEDVNVNLAHLLSIVSELVEKIFMAAQILPPTLRFIYGCLQKAVQQKWPRNTTMRTRVVSGFVFLRLICPAIVNPRIFNIIADPPSPIASRTLTLVAKAVQNLANLVEFGAKEPYMEGVNPFIKSNKHRMIKFLDELGNVPELPEATEHFNTDLARDLAALHQLCVTHLDELRILSNERGAQQHILKKLLAVTELLQQTQTQYAVTNSSR is encoded by the exons ATGATGGCAACCCATGGTGGCAATGAGGAGCCTGACCCCTTTTCGGTGGCGTCCCGGATGGCTGGGACAGGAGGAGATGGGACCACGCATTTACCAGCTTGTCGTGGTCAGGGGATACAGATCTCGGACCTGGGCTCAGCTTTGTCCATCCATACTACGGTTTTACCTAAACAGCCTCCTGGGGTCACATATTCTGTATTTGGAAAGGATCCGAGATCTGGAACGACAGGTGGTATTAGTTCTGTGATATTGGGGGCTTTTTCGGGAGTTGGGAGGGGGATGTCAGATCCTCCACATGAAGGCGCTGTCAGTCGGATACCATCCTCATCGCAGAGTCCTGAGGTGTGCCTTGTGACTCCTTCGTTTCTTCCGCTGGGCATCGTTGAAGAAGGTGATGCTCTGGATGTGCAGGAAATTGgggaggatgaggaagttgtTTTAACCCTCACTGCGCCTCCTACTAATCA GTGGTATCATGGGAAGCTGGACCGGATGATCGCAGAGGAGCGTTTGCTCCAGGCCAGGATGGCTGGCAGCTACCTTATCAGGGAGAGTGACCGCCGACCCGGCTCATTTGTGCTGTCTTTCTTTAGCATGACCAACACAGTCAGCCATTTCAG GATTATCGCCATGTGTGGAGACTATTACATCGGAGGCCGTCGTTTCTCCTCTTTGTCGGATCTGATTGGTTATTACAGTTACGTGTCCTGTCTGCTGAAAGGAGAGAAGTTGATATCACCAGTTGCCCCTCCAGAG cCTGTTGAAGACCGCAGGAGGGTGCGAGCTATCCTCCCATACACCAAAGTGCCTGAAACTGATGAGATCAg TTTCTTCAAAGGTGACACATTTATAGTTCATAATGAACTAGAGGACAGCTGGTTGTGGGTGACGAATGTCCGAACAGATGAGCAGGGTCTTATAGTCCAAGACCTGGTGAAAGAAGTG GGCCGTGAAGAAGACCCACATGAGGGGAAAGC ctggttTCATGGCAAGATCAACAAGCAAGAGGCTTACAACCTACTGATGACAG TTGGGCAGGTGGGCAGTTTTTTAGTGCGCCCCTCTGACAGCACACCTGGGGACTATTCGCTGTACTTCCGCACCACTGAGACCATCCAGCGCTTCAAAATCAGCCCCACACCCAGCAACCAGTTTATGATGGGAGGCCGTTACTACAACAG TATTGATGACATCATTGAACACTACAGGAAAGAGCAGATAGTTGAGAGCCACAACCTTAAAGATGCTTTATCTGTACAA CACCAGGAGCAGGTGCTTACTGACACCATCGAAGGCAAAGAAATCTACAACACCATCCGTAGAAAGACCAAGGATGCTTTCTATAAAAACATTGTGAAGAAAGGATACGTCCTGTTCAATAAAG gaaaaggaaaaagatgGAAAAATCTCTATTTCATCCTTGAGGGAAATGATTCCCAGCTGATCTACTTCGAGAGTGAGAAACGAGCAACTAAACCAAAGGGTTTAATCGACTtgagtgtgtgttcagtgtatGAGGTCCATGACAGCATGTTTGGCAG gcCAAACTGTTTCCAGATAGTTGTACAGCACTTTAGCGAGGAGCAGTGTATCTTCTACTTTGCCGGAGAGACCCCAGAACAAGCTCAG GACTGGATGAAATGTCTGCAAACCTTTTGTAGTAACCTTAAGAAACCCAGCCAGCCCTGCTCAACCAAACGTCTGCGTCAG GTCAGtagtttatttctaaatgttgaGGAGGCCCACCACCTTCCTAGTAAACATTTCGCAAACGCCTACTGCAACATTTACCTGAACAGCATTCAGGTGGCAAAGACCCATCCGCGGGAGGGCCAAAACCCCGTGTGGACGGAGGAGTTCATTTTCGA TGACTTATCCAGCGAAATCAACCGGTTCGAGATCAGCCTGAGCAACAAGAcgaaaaaaagcaaagagaatGATATTT TGTTCATGTGCTGCCCTCTGTGTCGGCTGCAAAGAGGTCAGATGATTGACGAGTGGTTTCCTCTGAGTTCTCACGTGCCTCTGAAGAACGTGGCACCCAGCTCGCTTCGCCTGAGAGTGCGCTACTCTGTGGAGAAGATCATGCCCGTGGAGGTGTACAATGAGTTAAAAGAG CTGGTTCTGCTGAAAGAGTTGCATGTGATCAGTGCTTTGGCTCATGTGTGTGGTCAGGACCGCACTCTCCTGGCCAGCGTTCTGCTCAGGATATTCAGACACGAGAACCTGGAGGCCCAGCTGCTCAGAGAGCTCAATGACCGTGAGATCAGCGCTGAAG ATGAAGCGACGACTCTTTTTCGTGCCACCACTCTGGCCAGTACTCTGATGGAGCAGTACATGAAGGCCACGGCCACCCCATTCGTCCATCACGCTCTCAAAGACACCATTCTCAAAATCATGGAGTCCAGACAGTCCTGCGAG CTCAATCCATCTAAACTGGAGAAGAACGAGGACGTGAACGTGAATCTCGCTCATCTCCTGAGTATTGTGTCTGAGCTGGTGGAGAAAATATTCATGGCTGCTCAAATCCTCCCTCC GACTCTCAGGTTTATATATGGATGTTTACAGAAAGCAGTACAGCAGAAGTGGCCCAGAAACACAACCATGAGAACTAGAGTTGTAAG tGGATTTGTCTTCCTCAGATTGATCTGCCCTGCTATAGTCAACCCCAGAATTTTTAACATCATTGCAG ATCCTCCTTCCCCTATCGCATCCCGGACTCTCACCTTAGTGGCCAAAGCAGTCCAGAATCTGGCCAACCTGGTGGAATTTGGTGCCAAA GAGCCGTACATGGAAGGAGTCAATCCGTTCATCAAGAGCAACAAACACAGAATGATCAAATTTTTGGACGAGCTCGGG AACGTCCCAGAGCTGCCTGAAGCCACAGAGCACTTTAACACTGACCTGGCCCGCGACCTCGCTGCCCTACACCAGCTCTGTGTCACACACTTAGATGAGCTCAGGATACTCAGCAACGAGAGGGGAGCGCAGCAG CACATCTTGAAAAAACTCTTGGCAGTCACTGAACTTCTGCAGCAGACCCAAACTCAGTATGCAGTGACCAACAGCAGTCGATAG